DNA from Kitasatospora herbaricolor:
TTCGCCGCCGTGGTCGTCCCCCTCCAGGCCGGCCTCGCACTGGCACTGGCCCTGCTCGTCAACACCAAGGTCGGCGGCACCAACTTCTTCCGCACCGTCTACTTCATCCCGGTCGTCACCTCCATGGTGGTGGTGTCCATCGTCTGGACGTTCCTCTACCAGAAGACCGGGCTGATCAATCACCTCATCAACACACTCACCTTCGGTCACGTCCACGGACCCGACTGGCTGAACGACCCCTCGACGGCGCTTCCCGCGATCATCTTCATGTCCGTCTGGCAGGGCGTCGGCTTCCACATGGTCATCTGGCTCTCCGGGCTGCAGACCATCCCGGCCGACCTGCACGAGGCGGCGGCGATCGACGGGGCCGACCGCTGGGCACAGTTCCGGTACGTGACCTGGCCCGGCCTGCGGGCAACCCGCACGTTCGTCCTGATCACCATCACCATCGACGCGCTGCGCCTGTTCACCCAGGTCAACGTCATGACCCAGGGCGGCCCCCTGGACTCCACCACCACCGTGGTCTACCAGGCGGTGCACGCCGGCTACCAGCAGCAGCAGACCGCCTACGCCTCCGCGATCTCCCTGGTGTTCTTCGTGATTGTGCTGGCCGTCTCCCTCATCCAGCGCTTCCTCACCCGGGAGAAGGACTGACATGGCCACCACGCCGTCCCCCCACCCCGCGCCCGCACCCAGCCGCCCCCGGCGGACGCTGCGCCGGCTGCCGGGCCACCTGTTGCGCAGCGTGCTGGCGCTCGCCTTCGCCTTCCCCATCGTCTTCATGCTGATCTCGTCGTTCAAACCGGACCAGCAGATCTTCGCGGACCTCGGAAGCATCCGGGCGTTCCTGCCCGTCGGGGACCTGTCGCTGAACAACTACACCGCGGTCTTCGACCGTGTGCCGGCTGCGCGCTTCCTCATCAACTCGATCGTGATCTCCGCAGTCACCGTCGTGCTGGGCATCGTGGTGAACAGCCTCGCGGCCTTCGCGCTGTCCAGGATGCGCTGGCCCGGACGCAAGGCCCTGCTGATGCTCATCATCGCCACCCTGATCGTGCCGTTCGAGACTTTCGCGCTCCCCCTGGTGTGGTGGGTGAACAAGCTGCCCTGGCTGGAGCTGCACGGCTTCCAGCTGGCGCTCACCGAGGGCTGGCTCGACACCTACCGCGTGCAGATCCTGCCGTTCGTCGCCAACGCCTTCTCCATCTTCCTCTTCCACCAGTACTTCCAGAGCATCCCCAAGGAACTCGACGAAGCGGCACGGATCGACGGCGCGAGCTGGTTCGGCATCTACCGGCGGATCATCATGCCGCTGTCCGGCCCGGCCGTCGCCACCGTCGCCATCCTGACCTTCCTGCCCATGTGGAACTCCTACCTGTGGCCCCTCATGGTCGTCCAGGACGAGAACCTGCGCCCCGTCATGGTCGGCATCCAGTACTTCTTCCAGCTGAACGTCTCCTGGGGCCAGATCATGGCGTACTCCTCCCTGATCACCGTTCCGGTGCTCGCGCTGTTCCTGGCCTTCCAGCGGTCCTTCATCAACAGCATCGCCTCCAGCGGCGTGAAGGGCTGACCCACCGCCACCACCGTCCGCACGTCGCGCCGAGAGGCCCACCGGCGCCGCCCGCCTCTACGAAGGACACCCTTGTCCACCTCGCCTGCCGACCACCATCTCCCCTCCGTCCACGTGAGGCCGCCCAAGAACTGGATCAACGATCCCAACGGCCTGGCCTTCCACGACGGCCACTACCACGTCTTCTTCCAGCACAACCCGCACGCCCCCACCCACACAGGCGTCCACTGGGGGCACTACCGCAGCACCGACCTCGTCACCTGGGAGCAGCTTCCGATCGCCCTGACCCCGACAGCGGGCGGCTACGACGCGGACGGCTGCTACTCCGGCAACGCCGTCTCCGACGGAACGCGCATGGTCGCCTTCTACTCCGCGCACCGGCAGGACCGCTGGTGGCAGCCGGTCACCTCCGCGGAGTCCCACGACGGCGGGCTCACCTGGGACAAGCGGCCCGAGCTGCTGATACCGACGCCTCCGGACGCCACCACCATGTACCGGGACCCCTACGTCTGGCGCGAGGACGGCCAGTGGCGGATGCTTGTCGGCGCCAGCCTCGCGGGCGACCGGGGCGCAGCGCTCCTCTACGAGTCGGACGACCTCGAACAGTGGCACTACCGCGGTCCGTTCCTTGCCGCGGATGACGGCCACGCCCCGGGAACGGGCGGCTGGACCGGCTGGGAGTGCCCCCAGTACGCCGCTTACGACGGGCGGGGCGCCCTCGTGGTCAGCCTCTGGGACGCAGTCGACGGGCCGCGCAGCGTGCGGGTGTACGTGGGCACCGAGAACGCCGGCGTGTTCACCCCCACCGCGCACCAGCCGCTCGACCACGGACCCGACTTCTACGCGCCTGCCCTGCTGCGGGCGCCCGACGGCCGCTGGCTGCTGTGGGGCTGGTCGTGGGAGGCGCGCGATGCCGCGTGGAGCGACGAGGCCGGGTGGGCCGGCACCCTGACCCTGCCGCGCGAACTCGTCGTCACCCGGGACGGCAGGGTTCATCAGCAGCCGGCCCGGGAGATCCTGCAGCACCGCGGTCGCCGCACCGTGCACGTCCCCGGGCAGTTGGCCGGGCCGCAGGCCCTGGACCTCGGCGAGGTCGGCTCCGCCTTCGATCTGACCGCACGCCTGCGACCCGATGCGCAGGAACCCGGCGGCCTGCGCCTGGTGACCGCCCGCGACGGCTCGGAGTACCTCGACATCACGCTCGACCCCGTCGCCGGGGAGCTGGTCGTGGACCGCGACCACGCCTCCCGGGACCCGCGGGCGCTCCCGGGGCAGTACCGGCTGCCGCTGGGGCCCGAGAGCGCCGGCGACGGTGCCGTCGACCTGCGGATCATCATGGACGGTTCCATCGTGGAGATCTTCCTGGCCACCGGTGAAGCCCTGACCCTGCGCTGCTACCCGACCGGCGCCCCGCCTTGGCGGCTCCAGACGCTCGGCCAGGCGCACGTCACCGTGGACGCCTGGGACCTCACCTCCGGCAGCCGGAAGGACTGGCCCGAGCAGTCCGCGGCCCTGGCCGGCGCCTCACCCACTGGTCCCGTCGGCTGAACAGCGCAGTGCGCGCCGGTGCTCCCCTGCCTGCTGGCAGGGGAGCACCGTGTTTTCCGGCGGCGGTCGGCGCGGGCCGATAGCCCGGCCGGCTCGGCGACCGACGCCCGGTCCCGGCCCTTCCCGCCATCCGCCCGGCCCGCCGACACCGGTGGGCAGGCCCCGTAGGACGGGGGCCGGCCCACCGGTGTCGGTGTGTCACCCGCGGGGTGCGGCGACCGAGCCCCTGTCCCGCAGGGGCATCGGGATCCGGTGGACCGTGTTGCCGAGTGCCTCTGCACCGAGCACGAGTTCCATCGCCGTGCGGCCCATGTCGTAGTGGGGCAGCGCAAGCGTCGTCAGCGCGGGACGCAGCCACGACGCGATGTCCTGGTCGTCGAACGAGACGACCGAGATGTCGCCGGGGACCGTGAGGCCGGCCTCGGCGATGGCCTGGTAGGCGCCGAAGGAGAGCCGGTCGGTGGAGCACACGAGTGCCCGCGGCCGCCGGCCGGCGTCCAGCAGGGCCCGGGTCTGGCGGTACCCGTCCTCGGCGTTCCACTCGCATTCCACGACCCCGTCGAGGACGACCCGTTCCTCCCTGAGCACTTCCTGGAGCCCGCGCATGCGCTCGTTGCCGGCGAAGATCCCCTCGGGGGTGGCGGGAATCGCCTGGTGGCCGCCGATGGCCCAGATTCCGTTGCGGTGTCCCGCTGCCGTCAGCAGACGCCCGGCCGCGCGGCCGGCCTCGATCTCGTCGGGAATCACCGAAGGAGCGTCGAACCCGGGGGCCAGGCAGTTGAGCAGGACGACCCGCTGACCGTGCAGGTCCTTCGGCGGCGTGATGTACCGGGTGTACATGGAGGCCAGGATCACGGCGTCGACCTGGCGGTCCACGAGGGCGTTCACCAGAGCGCTCTCCGTGCTGGCCGATCCCTCGCTCTCGACGATGAACAGCAGGTAGTCGTGGGACCGGGCCACTTCCAGCGCCCCGCGGATCACATCGCCTGCGAAGGGGGTCGTGGTGATGGCGTCGGAGACGAAGCCGATCGTCCGGGTGATCCTGGTGCGCAGGCTCCGCGCGGTGACGTTCGGCCGGTAGCCGAGCGTCTTGGCGGCCTCCTTGACCCTGGCCTGGGCCGCCTCGGAGATCCGCATGTCGGTACGGCCGGACAGCACGAAGGACGCGGTGGTCTGCGAGACTCCCGCGCTGCGAGCGACGTCGCTCATGGTCACTCTTCGTCCGGTCAATCTTCACCTCGGTGTGATGGCCCTCCGGCGGCCCGCGTGAGAGCGACGATGCGGAGGGACGGCTGCTTCTGTCAAGCCGGCGCGGCAGGCGTCCGCCGGCGGGCGGCAAGACTGCTGAGCGGCGCCGCACGGTGGGTCCGTGCGGCGCCGCTCACCTGGCCGGCCGGTCAGTCGGTCAGTCGGTCATGCTGTTCATCTTCCACACCGTCATGGACTGGACGACCGAGCCGTCCCCCCAGAGCTGCAGCCCGAGGGAGTCGTTGCGGACGTCATAGGCCCGGGTGGTGACCGACTTGTACGAGTTCGCGTACGCCTCGACCATCGAGCGGTCGACGAAGACGTCCAGGGTCACCTGACCGCCGTCGAGGACGAGCGGCCCGCTCTGCACTCCGAGGTTGCTGTCCACGTTGGAGTTGCTGCCTGTCTTGGTGCGGTCGACGCCGAACGTGCCGCCGTTCGCGGTGTCGTAGAAGAACCTGGTGTGCTCCTCGTCGCCGGGGCTGCGCAGGACGTCGAGCCCGAACCGCTGTGCCGTGCCGGGCTTGAGGGTGAGGTGGACCTGCAGCATGTCTCCCTTGATGCCTGCCAGTTGCTGGTTCACCGCGGCGATGCCCATCGGGCCGGTCACGTCCAGGAGCGGCGCGCCGGCGTGCAGGTTCGCCGTCTCGGCAACCGGCCGGATGCCGAGGTCACCGTCGGGGCGCATGGTCAGCTCGACCGGCAGTCCTGCGTTGTGCGCCCATCCCGCGTCGTAGTGGGCCTGCTCGGTGCGACGGTCCTGGGCGATGCTGAAGAGCAGCGACCTGCCGTTGCTGTCCACCATGCCGCTGGGACCGGTGAAGTGCTCGCCGTAGTCGAACATCCGCGGCACCGTGCTGTCAGGCGTCCACGTGCGGGTCGCCGCGTCCCAGGTCCCCACCCAGTAGAGGGTGTTCTTGCTGCTGTAGGGGCTCGGACCACTGAACGCGGGGTTCACGATCAGGGCGTTGCGCTGCCTGCCCTGGGCGTCCTTGCCGATCGGCAGGAAGGTGGGCAGCTCCCACACCTGGCCCGACTTCGGGTAGGCGCCGACGTCTCCCGTCTGCAGCGGGCCGACGTACGTCCAGTTCACCAGGTCGGTGGAGGTGTACAGCAGGGCCGTGCCGCCGACGTCGGCGCCTCCTGTGGTCTGGACACCGGAGCCCACCAGCTCGAACCAGGTGTTGCCCTCCTTCCAGACCGTGGGGTCGCGGAACTCTCCGACGCGGACCTTGCGGCCGGTGCCGACGTTGGCGTTGGGGTCCTGCTGCGTCACGAGCTGGGGATCCATGGCCCAGTGCACGAGGTCGGGGTCGGTGGGGTCGACCGGCCGCGCGGTGCCGACCGCCTGGTTGGGGCGCTGCGAGTCGTTGCCGGCGGTGATGAACAGCACCGGGTTGCCGTCCTTGTCGACCGTGGAGCCGCCGGACCACACACCGTCCGGAGCCACACTGTCGGCGGTCGGCGCCAGGGCCACCGGCAGGTCACGCCAGTGCACGAGGTCCGTGCTCACCGCGTGGCCCCAGCTGATGTTGTGCCAGTAGGGGCCGTGCACGTTGTTCTGGTAGAAGAGGTGGTAATGCCCCTTGATGAAGATCGGGGCGTGCGGTTCGTTCATCCAGTGGTTCGGCGCGGTGAAGTGGTAGCCGGGACGGTACTTGTCACCGTCGTAGCGCGAGCGGTCCTGCGTCATGTGCGCGGCAGGGATCACCCCATGGGCGAACGTCGACAGTACGGTGCCGTGGCCGGTCGTCACCTCGGCAGCGTCGAGCGGCCGGTTGTAGAGCTTCACCTCGTCGATGAGGCCGCTGAACATGTTCACCGCGAACGTGCCGTTGATGATCTCCGGCTGGTTGTGGCGCCCGATCAGGAGCGGCACCGGTGCGGGGTGCAGGGTCACGCCCGTGGGGATGGCGCTCTGCGCCACCTGGGTGCCGTTGAGGTACAGGCGCATGTTGCCGTGCGCCGGGTCGAACGTGGCGACCAGGTGCGCCCAGTCTCCGGCGGTGAGTGCGGCGGACTTCGGGGCGGTGACCTCCCGCCAGGCGTCTCCGGTGCCGACGCCGAAGGTCCACACTCCGTGGCGTCCGACGCCCAGGGAGAAGCCGAGGTGCGCGCCGGCGTCCTGCTGGTTGACGATCGCCGAGACCTTGCCGCCATCACCCCACTCGAAGGCCTGCGGGGCTACCCAGGTGTCGATGGTCAGACCGTCGGGCGTCAGGGGTACGGACGAGGCGCTGCGGGTGACCCAGGTGGAGTAGCCGTCGAACTTCAGGGCGCCGGACAGGTCGCCGTCGCCGGCGGCGGTGGGCTGCCACAGGGGGTCACTGTTCGGCTTGTACACCGCGTGGTTGAACACGTAGCTGATCGGATCGGCCTGGTGGCTGATCCCTTCGACCGTGCTGGTCCCCTGGTGCTCGGCGAAGTTCCAGTAGGCGACGGGAGCGGTGCTGGGGGCGCCGGGCGGCTGGTCGAGTCCGGTGCGGACGTCGTCGAGGTTGATGTGACCCCAGCCGCCGGTGGCCTGGTCCACGACCTTGATCCGCAGCTGCTGCCCGACGCGGTCGCGGGCGTCCCACGTCACACGGCGGTACGCCTCGTCGTTGGTGCCGGTGGCCTTCTGCACCACCGTCCCGTCGGCAGCGACCAGTGCCACGTACAGGTTGTTCAGGTCCTGGCCGCCGGACACCAGCAGGCTCACCATGCCCGTGCCCGACAGCGTGAAGGCGTCGGAGGTCAGAGTGCCGACCGCCGCGTCACCACCGCTCTTGAAGCCCCACAGGTGGTAGGTGCCCTGCTGGTTGAAGCAGCAGCCCCACCCCCAGCCGGCGTCGGAGGTGACCGCGCCCTGGAACGCGGTGCCCGAGGGCGTCCAGCCGTTCAGGTTGCCCGTCTCGAACCCCGGATTGACGAGGTCGGTGGTGGCGGCGACTGCCTGATGGGTGGTCAGTGCCGAGCTCACCGGCAGACAGAACAGCAGTGTGAGCAGCAGGCGAAGGACGACGTGGCTCGGTGCGGCCGAGTGTCTACGCATGAGGTTCCCCCAGCGTTTCCAGCGTGCTAAATCGAATCTCCATGAGCGCAGATGCTGGCGGCGCCCGCCTTGCTAATACAAGTGTCATGACTGGACTATTTGCCGATTCGTTACCTAGAACGACGGGCCCCATGATTGGCTAATTCGATTTAGCACTCGTCGAGATTCCCAGGGGGAGAGCCATCAGGGAGGCGAGTGGTTGAGCATGAGGTGAGTGGTTGAGCACAACGGCTGCATCCAACGTGGGTGCCGACGCGGACGCGAGCGCTCCATGAGCGGTCACGGGTATGTGGGCCTCGTTGCAACCATTGCCGCAAGGGCCACGCCCCGGTCCGCTCCATCGGGACCGACAAGGCTCGCCCCCCACGAAGGGCGCGCCTCCCTCGCGCGTTGCCCGGCCCTGGACGGTGCTCGGTGGTGGACACCTTGGCCACGACCGAGCGCGTCGCTGGTGGTGGGCTCCTGCCGCCAGTCCGAGAAGGCCATCGCGACCGAATGCTCGGCGCTCACCCGGTACGCCTCCGTGAGAAGTTCGGTGAGCCAGGAGCGGTACGAGCGCTGATCTCGGTTCTCGCCCGGGAAGGCCTCAGGTCGTGGGCGGAGTTGGACGTCACGTACTTGGCGCGGGCGTCGCGGCTCGTGCGTTCGCAGTTGGTCCGCCCGCCGGAGTTGTACGGCGGGTCGGTGATGACCGCGTTGACGGACTCGTCGGGGAGGGACTTCAGGACGGTGAGGGCGTCGCCTCGGTGGAGGGTGAAGCTGCTCATGAGGCCTCTCTGGGACAGGATGGCCCAGCTCCGGGCAGCGCGCTGCAGCCGCCTCCGGCAGCGGGGATGCAGGGGAAGGTAACCGCGATCGGCAGCCGTACCCAACGGACGGCGAAGGAGCATCGCGGGCTGCTCGGAGGTGGTTTGGTGCGGCCGGACTTCGCGTCTACTGTCTCGCCGTGCCAACCAGGTAGCAGGCCGGATCGGCCAAGCCTGGCGCGTGCTGTCCCATGCTTGTCCCACCAGGGCGGGATCACGCGGCGCAGCACGCGATCCCTTCCCCTGTGTCCCCGAGGAGTGCACCGTGTTCCCAGCAGTGGCGGCAGCACCGGCCGGCCACTCCCCCGACCGGGCGCGCCCGTCAGATCTCGTCCCAGGGCGCCTCGCGGTGCAGCCGCCGCGCGGTCGCCAGCAGCGGTGCGTCCAGCGGCAGGTCGACGGTGTCGATCCGGCCGACCGCCGCGAAGCCGCGCGAGTTGGTGAGAAAGGCACCGTCGAACGAGGCCACGTCGCTGAGGAAGACCGGGCGCCGCTTGGACTCCACCCCGGCGGCGGCCAGTTCGCGTACCAGCACCTGCATCGCGATGCCCTGGAGCACGGGCGCGTCCGGCCAGACCACGGTGTCGCCCTCGACGAAACCGACGTTGGTGATCGCACCCTCGGCGATCACACCGCCCTGCCCCACCAACAGCGCCTCGTCGTAACCCTCGCCCGCCGCGACCTGGCGGTAGTAGGTCTGGGCGAAGCCCCCACTGTGTTTGACGTGCGCGACGGGCCGTTGATAGTCCACCGCGCGCAGGCTCATGACCTCGGCGGGAGCCTCGCCCGGCGGCCGGACGGAGACCAGCACCCGGACGGGCGCGCCCGGGGCGTCCTCGGGACGGAACACGTGGACGCGCACGGAGGCGTCCCGGCGTCCGGCGGCGCCGTCGGCGGCCGGGGCGAGCGCGTGCCGGACCAGTTCGCGGACCCG
Protein-coding regions in this window:
- a CDS encoding GH32 C-terminal domain-containing protein, with product MRRHSAAPSHVVLRLLLTLLFCLPVSSALTTHQAVAATTDLVNPGFETGNLNGWTPSGTAFQGAVTSDAGWGWGCCFNQQGTYHLWGFKSGGDAAVGTLTSDAFTLSGTGMVSLLVSGGQDLNNLYVALVAADGTVVQKATGTNDEAYRRVTWDARDRVGQQLRIKVVDQATGGWGHINLDDVRTGLDQPPGAPSTAPVAYWNFAEHQGTSTVEGISHQADPISYVFNHAVYKPNSDPLWQPTAAGDGDLSGALKFDGYSTWVTRSASSVPLTPDGLTIDTWVAPQAFEWGDGGKVSAIVNQQDAGAHLGFSLGVGRHGVWTFGVGTGDAWREVTAPKSAALTAGDWAHLVATFDPAHGNMRLYLNGTQVAQSAIPTGVTLHPAPVPLLIGRHNQPEIINGTFAVNMFSGLIDEVKLYNRPLDAAEVTTGHGTVLSTFAHGVIPAAHMTQDRSRYDGDKYRPGYHFTAPNHWMNEPHAPIFIKGHYHLFYQNNVHGPYWHNISWGHAVSTDLVHWRDLPVALAPTADSVAPDGVWSGGSTVDKDGNPVLFITAGNDSQRPNQAVGTARPVDPTDPDLVHWAMDPQLVTQQDPNANVGTGRKVRVGEFRDPTVWKEGNTWFELVGSGVQTTGGADVGGTALLYTSTDLVNWTYVGPLQTGDVGAYPKSGQVWELPTFLPIGKDAQGRQRNALIVNPAFSGPSPYSSKNTLYWVGTWDAATRTWTPDSTVPRMFDYGEHFTGPSGMVDSNGRSLLFSIAQDRRTEQAHYDAGWAHNAGLPVELTMRPDGDLGIRPVAETANLHAGAPLLDVTGPMGIAAVNQQLAGIKGDMLQVHLTLKPGTAQRFGLDVLRSPGDEEHTRFFYDTANGGTFGVDRTKTGSNSNVDSNLGVQSGPLVLDGGQVTLDVFVDRSMVEAYANSYKSVTTRAYDVRNDSLGLQLWGDGSVVQSMTVWKMNSMTD
- a CDS encoding LacI family DNA-binding transcriptional regulator, producing MSDVARSAGVSQTTASFVLSGRTDMRISEAAQARVKEAAKTLGYRPNVTARSLRTRITRTIGFVSDAITTTPFAGDVIRGALEVARSHDYLLFIVESEGSASTESALVNALVDRQVDAVILASMYTRYITPPKDLHGQRVVLLNCLAPGFDAPSVIPDEIEAGRAAGRLLTAAGHRNGIWAIGGHQAIPATPEGIFAGNERMRGLQEVLREERVVLDGVVECEWNAEDGYRQTRALLDAGRRPRALVCSTDRLSFGAYQAIAEAGLTVPGDISVVSFDDQDIASWLRPALTTLALPHYDMGRTAMELVLGAEALGNTVHRIPMPLRDRGSVAAPRG
- a CDS encoding glycoside hydrolase family 32 protein, with protein sequence MSTSPADHHLPSVHVRPPKNWINDPNGLAFHDGHYHVFFQHNPHAPTHTGVHWGHYRSTDLVTWEQLPIALTPTAGGYDADGCYSGNAVSDGTRMVAFYSAHRQDRWWQPVTSAESHDGGLTWDKRPELLIPTPPDATTMYRDPYVWREDGQWRMLVGASLAGDRGAALLYESDDLEQWHYRGPFLAADDGHAPGTGGWTGWECPQYAAYDGRGALVVSLWDAVDGPRSVRVYVGTENAGVFTPTAHQPLDHGPDFYAPALLRAPDGRWLLWGWSWEARDAAWSDEAGWAGTLTLPRELVVTRDGRVHQQPAREILQHRGRRTVHVPGQLAGPQALDLGEVGSAFDLTARLRPDAQEPGGLRLVTARDGSEYLDITLDPVAGELVVDRDHASRDPRALPGQYRLPLGPESAGDGAVDLRIIMDGSIVEIFLATGEALTLRCYPTGAPPWRLQTLGQAHVTVDAWDLTSGSRKDWPEQSAALAGASPTGPVG
- a CDS encoding carbohydrate ABC transporter permease, with the translated sequence MATTPSPHPAPAPSRPRRTLRRLPGHLLRSVLALAFAFPIVFMLISSFKPDQQIFADLGSIRAFLPVGDLSLNNYTAVFDRVPAARFLINSIVISAVTVVLGIVVNSLAAFALSRMRWPGRKALLMLIIATLIVPFETFALPLVWWVNKLPWLELHGFQLALTEGWLDTYRVQILPFVANAFSIFLFHQYFQSIPKELDEAARIDGASWFGIYRRIIMPLSGPAVATVAILTFLPMWNSYLWPLMVVQDENLRPVMVGIQYFFQLNVSWGQIMAYSSLITVPVLALFLAFQRSFINSIASSGVKG
- a CDS encoding aminotransferase class IV — its product is MTVAPQLKLEVDGLAATVDDLAYLALGGYGHFTAMQVRGGRTPGLDFHLARLDAATREFYGEPLDGERVRELVRHALAPAADGAAGRRDASVRVHVFRPEDAPGAPVRVLVSVRPPGEAPAEVMSLRAVDYQRPVAHVKHSGGFAQTYYRQVAAGEGYDEALLVGQGGVIAEGAITNVGFVEGDTVVWPDAPVLQGIAMQVLVRELAAAGVESKRRPVFLSDVASFDGAFLTNSRGFAAVGRIDTVDLPLDAPLLATARRLHREAPWDEI
- a CDS encoding carbohydrate ABC transporter permease; amino-acid sequence: MTTTHLQRARTRHPRNPQAAVRRRERLTAAGMVSPAVLLLLVFFVIPVVLAFALAFTNARLISPTPAHFVGLQNFKLLFQDPVFFRSLLNTFIFAAVVVPLQAGLALALALLVNTKVGGTNFFRTVYFIPVVTSMVVVSIVWTFLYQKTGLINHLINTLTFGHVHGPDWLNDPSTALPAIIFMSVWQGVGFHMVIWLSGLQTIPADLHEAAAIDGADRWAQFRYVTWPGLRATRTFVLITITIDALRLFTQVNVMTQGGPLDSTTTVVYQAVHAGYQQQQTAYASAISLVFFVIVLAVSLIQRFLTREKD